GGCGAGGGCAGCCGAGCGCCCTTATTGCGATTTACAGTCGCCCGGGCTGGCAGAAGGTTCCAGAGGTCGCCGCAGGGCCAGGCGGACCAGGGCAGGCAATGATCGATGTCGAAGGCGTCTCGCTTCAGTCGGCCGCCGGTCCACACGCAGCGGATCGATTCCCCGCGATCCAGTCGCTGTATCGCGACCATTCGCGCGAGGCGGGTGTCCCGTTCCGGGTCGAGCCAGCGAAGGCGCGCCTCGATCTCCCCTGGCCCAAGCTTGCGCCCCATCCGCACGGCGAAGCCTTCGACAAGACGCACCCACTCGCTGACGAGGACAGGTTCAACCCAGGCCCCCAGCCTCTGCAGGGTTCGCCAGATCTGACCCGGGACTGCCAGGGTCCCGAACGATCTCAGCGTGTCTCCGTCGAGGATGATCTCACTTTTGAACCCAGCCAGCCTGGCGGGTCGGGCAGTAAAGACCTGGGAGTCAGAGTTCGGATAGCGGGTGAAGTGCGCGGGCATTTTGGCGATGGTGGACCGGGCATCCGCTAGGGCTTTCGCCAGGGTCGCCGCCCGTTCTCCCGAGAAGGTCGATCCGATCCTCAGGTCCTGCCCGACGACACCTCCCGCGAGCAGGCGACGGAAGGCGTCCTTGGCGAAGCCCAGCCGGTCGGAGCCCTGGTTTCCGGGAAGTTGGGGCAGGCCCGCCGCCGCCAAGGGTAGGTACATCCGTAGCCAGTAGAGCGCCACAGCCCCCAGGGGCAGGTCCACGATGTCCTCCTCCGGCCGCTCGACCGCGAGGGCTGGGGCTGAGTCCGCGAGACGGGCGACCGCCCGGAGCAGGCCGAGCTTGTAGGTCGCCGACTTGTCGTCGTTCAGGATAATGCCCCTGAGCAGCGGCAGGGCTCCCGCACCGTCATCGGGCAGGGACAGGACAAAAGTCGTCCAGCTGACAGCCGTCCGACCCTGCAGGTCGGGGTTGGAGCCGATCCGGACCACATTCAGGCCGTGGGCCCGCGCATAGCCTTCGACCTCGCCCCGGGAGACCGGCCACATGGGCCTGTCGCTCTCGCCGGACCCATCCCGGACGGAAATGAGCAGGACGCCCCCTGGCTTCAGGAGCGTCGCGACCTTCCGGAAGGCTCGCGGCCGGTCGCCGGGCGTGACGTGCATCAGGACACCGCTGAGCAGGATGACGTCAAAGGCGATGCCGAGTCTGTGCGTGGCGGCCAGGGAGGGCAACCGGTCATCCACCCACCGGATCAGGGGGTCGGGGTGCAGGCTCTGGCCCGCCATCCGCATGCCGGGGGAGGGTTCGACGGCGACCACCTCAAAACCTTTTCGCCGCAGCCACGCCGCATCGCGCCCGGACCCTGCGCCGATGTCGAGGGCCAGCCTGTCCGCCCCTTCCGGGAGGCAGTCTAGGAACGAGGCATGAACCGACTCCGGGTCGAGTTGCTCGTACTGGTGCACGAAGACCGCGGCGCGCTCATCGTATCCGTGAACAGGATCGGTCATTTCCAGCCAGCGCCGTCAGTCTCGACGCCAGTCTAGGCGAGGCGACGAGCGCCTCCAATCCCTCGC
The sequence above is a segment of the Phenylobacterium parvum genome. Coding sequences within it:
- a CDS encoding methyltransferase domain-containing protein; amino-acid sequence: MTDPVHGYDERAAVFVHQYEQLDPESVHASFLDCLPEGADRLALDIGAGSGRDAAWLRRKGFEVVAVEPSPGMRMAGQSLHPDPLIRWVDDRLPSLAATHRLGIAFDVILLSGVLMHVTPGDRPRAFRKVATLLKPGGVLLISVRDGSGESDRPMWPVSRGEVEGYARAHGLNVVRIGSNPDLQGRTAVSWTTFVLSLPDDGAGALPLLRGIILNDDKSATYKLGLLRAVARLADSAPALAVERPEEDIVDLPLGAVALYWLRMYLPLAAAGLPQLPGNQGSDRLGFAKDAFRRLLAGGVVGQDLRIGSTFSGERAATLAKALADARSTIAKMPAHFTRYPNSDSQVFTARPARLAGFKSEIILDGDTLRSFGTLAVPGQIWRTLQRLGAWVEPVLVSEWVRLVEGFAVRMGRKLGPGEIEARLRWLDPERDTRLARMVAIQRLDRGESIRCVWTGGRLKRDAFDIDHCLPWSAWPCGDLWNLLPARATVNRNKGARLPSPGALLEARSGILEWWREAWDSDDALSQQFRREAAAALPLHGGGDLEDIFAGMEWRRLRLRQDQQVQEWAGPKARKTTSLSSTT